The window CTGGGGATGGAGATGgaatcatcttttcttcttttgtGACCTATTTTTCACGTTTCCAAGTGGTGGGTTGGATTCTTGGTTCTAATATTCTTGTATTTATCCATAGTTGACCATGTTTCACTCATGGGTTGTGTCGAAAACTGTGTTTTTATATGtaaagattaaattttttttttggtgggtTTGCATGTCACCACTTCTAAAATCTGTGTGTTATTTGTTTATGGTGTAAACTTTTGTTTTCTTGGAGTTTTTTCTTTCATGAAAGTCCTCCTGAAGGGTTTCTTTGTGATTTGGggtatttgattttgaattCGAGTAGTGAGTAGTGGTAACATGTTAATCtgtgtttttttttccataaaaaaagtTGGTTTCTGTTTGCGAAGACTGCTTAGAGATTTAgttgggttttttttatttaatctaaTTCTATTGTTCTAACGTAATACATGGAGATTTAATTTAATGCATTTCCTCTACGGGAAACCTGTTTTGGATTACTTTTTTTGAGTGCATGTGATTTGTGGTTGAAGATCTGATTTGCAGTTATTTACTGGTTTTGGATTAATGAATTTCTGGTTCTTTCCTCCTTTCATTGTTACTGTAGAATTTCAAGACATGCCATCATATGACTTAAGCAAATACAGAAGAAATTAAAGGAAAAAACCCAATCTTTGATGTTTACTTACGCTATTTTTGGTTAGGAAAACACTGCTTGTTTCTCGATTCACTTGTTtgaaaattctttatttttttactgatttttttttctttttcttcttctttttggtGTGCAATGATTAGGTACGTACGTTATGGATTCATCAGAAGCTGCAAAGGTTGTCCACGACAGAATCTTGAAGTTGGAACCAGAGCATGTTGCTAGGAAAATCATTGGATACGTATACTTGCAGGAACTCCCTGATCAAGAAATGATTCGGTTAGCTTTAGGACCAGATACCTTAATCCACAACTTAATAAATACGGCAAAAAATGCACTTCATATAGCCTCAGCACCACTAATTTCACCCTCAATTTCTCCAACTATGAGTCCAAACACTTTTTCGGATTCTCATGTTCAATTCAGTGCTTTCTCGCCTCCTACACCGCACCCATTTTCGGCTCCGTTTCGAAGGTGTTGGGATCCTCGGTTAGCTTCTGAGCAACAGCCAATTCGCAATATGGTGATGAAAGTTGTTCCATACCCGGATTCCATACCTGAAGAATATGGTTTACAAAACCAGTTGTTAGGTTTGGAGGAAGCCCCGGAAACTGTTGTCAAGGCAAGAACACGAATGTCAAGGTTTTTACATGATTACTATTGTCCTGAAGGTGCATTCGGCAATCTTTGTATTAGGGGTAGTAGAAATTCTCATAGCATTATGGACTATCCGGTTAAGACTTGTCATTATTTCAACAAAGGATTTTGCAAACATGGCAGTAGTTGTAGGTATGTTCATGATGAGTCTTTCCCCGAGTCCTATACGCATATGTTTGGTCCGAGTCCTTATGAAGTTCCTGGTGAAGATCAAGTTTTCTTACCAGGGTCGCTTGAAAAACTTGAATTGGAAATTGCAGAACTTCTGAGATCCCGGAACGGCAACCCTGTTTCGATCGCTTCCCTGCCAATGATGTACTATGAGAACTATGGAAAAACTCTACAAGCTGAAGGGTATCTAACTGAAAGCCAAAGACACGGTAAAGCTGGTTATAGTCTAACTAAACTTCTCACACGGCTGAAGAATAGTATTCgggtgattgataggtacatttcggTATCATTTCTGTTGATGACTTGGCATTTGCCGCATGCTAGAAACTAATATTTGGTTTCTTTGATTTGTTTTAGGCCTCATGGACAGCATGCTGTTGTTCTAGCAGAAGATGCTCCAAAATATATGGATCCTAGACACGACCCTGGCCAGATCGTCTCTGGTTCTCGACAGATTTATATGACGTTTCCTGCCGAGAGCACCTTCACCGAGGAAGATGTTTCGAGTTACTTTAAGTAATGCATCTAAAATTCTGCAATTTGATGTATATAGTATTTGACTGTAATTTCAAGTATAATTAATGGTCAAttggtttaaattttttagtaccTTTGGTCCGGTTCAAGATGTTAGGATTCCTTGTCAGCAGAAAAGGATGTTCGGTTTTGTGACATTTTCTAATGTGGAAACGGTTATGCTAATATTGTCCAAGGGAAATCCACATTATGTCTCTGGAGCTCGTGTCCTTGTGAAACCATATCGAGAAAAATCAAAGCTTGTTGAGAGGTATGCAGACTATCTGCTTCTTTTTAATCGTTTGTTAATATTTTGCTTTACATCTGTTGGCTACAAGAAATTTGCCAACTCACTTCAGGTTTAATTATCATTGCAGGAAATACATAGACAAATTTGACCCTCTGTTCCATCAGCACTCACGCCCTATAGATTATGACCCTGAACTTCAAGCGAGTAAGATATTTGTTATAGATAATCTTGAGATAAACCTTTTGTTGATGGATAAAaccattttgtttttttgatCATCCATTCACTCGAT of the Primulina huaijiensis isolate GDHJ02 chromosome 1, ASM1229523v2, whole genome shotgun sequence genome contains:
- the LOC140981410 gene encoding zinc finger CCCH domain-containing protein 18-like isoform X2: MDSSEAAKVVHDRILKLEPEHVARKIIGYVYLQELPDQEMIRLALGPDTLIHNLINTAKNALHIASAPLISPSISPTMSPNTFSDSHVQFSAFSPPTPHPFSAPFRRCWDPRLASEQQPIRNMVMKVVPYPDSIPEEYGLQNQLLGLEEAPETVVKARTRMSRFLHDYYCPEGAFGNLCIRGSRNSHSIMDYPVKTCHYFNKGFCKHGSSCRYVHDESFPESYTHMFGPSPYEVPGEDQVFLPGSLEKLELEIAELLRSRNGNPVSIASLPMMYYENYGKTLQAEGYLTESQRHGKAGYSLTKLLTRLKNSIRVIDRPHGQHAVVLAEDAPKYMDPRHDPGQIVSGSRQIYMTFPAESTFTEEDVSSYFNTFGPVQDVRIPCQQKRMFGFVTFSNVETVMLILSKGNPHYVSGARVLVKPYREKSKLVERKYIDKFDPLFHQHSRPIDYDPELQARWESSRLFRKQLMEEHEHALELETMRLSQLQFYHKPVANQAQLSYSTNKPKFPEDQHPKYFPSTECYNYLLDVLNSTGSTSDDNLTAQGLNLPDSPFASAVSNSIPAVI
- the LOC140981410 gene encoding zinc finger CCCH domain-containing protein 18-like isoform X3 → MDSSEAAKVVHDRILKLEPEHVARKIIGYVYLQELPDQEMIRLALGPDTLIHNLINTAKNALHIASAPLISPSISPTMSPNTFSDSHVQFSAFSPPTPHPFSAPFRRCWDPRLASEQQPIRNMVMKVVPYPDSIPEEYGLQNQLLGLEEAPETVVKARTRMSRFLHDYYCPEGAFGNLCIRGSRNSHSIMDYPVKTCHYFNKGFCKHGSSCRYVHDESFPESYTHMFGPSPYEVPGEDQVFLPGSLEKLELEIAELLRSRNGNPVSIASLPMMYYENYGKTLQAEGYLTESQRHGKAGYSLTKLLTRLKNSIRVIDRPHGQHAVVLAEDAPKYMDPRHDPGQIVSGSRQIYMTFPAESTFTEEDVSSYFNTFGPVQDVRIPCQQKRMFGFVTFSNVETVMLILSKGNPHYVSGARVLVKPYREKSKLVERKYIDKFDPLFHQHSRPIDYDPELQARWESSRLFRKQLMEEHEHALELETMRLSQLQFYHKPVANQAQSAPQVLPLNRMLQLSA
- the LOC140981410 gene encoding zinc finger CCCH domain-containing protein 18-like isoform X1, translating into MDSSEAAKVVHDRILKLEPEHVARKIIGYVYLQELPDQEMIRLALGPDTLIHNLINTAKNALHIASAPLISPSISPTMSPNTFSDSHVQFSAFSPPTPHPFSAPFRRCWDPRLASEQQPIRNMVMKVVPYPDSIPEEYGLQNQLLGLEEAPETVVKARTRMSRFLHDYYCPEGAFGNLCIRGSRNSHSIMDYPVKTCHYFNKGFCKHGSSCRYVHDESFPESYTHMFGPSPYEVPGEDQVFLPGSLEKLELEIAELLRSRNGNPVSIASLPMMYYENYGKTLQAEGYLTESQRHGKAGYSLTKLLTRLKNSIRVIDRPHGQHAVVLAEDAPKYMDPRHDPGQIVSGSRQIYMTFPAESTFTEEDVSSYFNTFGPVQDVRIPCQQKRMFGFVTFSNVETVMLILSKGNPHYVSGARVLVKPYREKSKLVERKYIDKFDPLFHQHSRPIDYDPELQARWESSRLFRKQLMEEHEHALELETMRLSQLQFYHKPVANQAQLSYSTNKPKFPEDQHPKYFPSTECYNYLLDVLNSTGSTSDDNLTYAVNICSEHDSAQGLNLPDSPFASAVSNSIPAVI